The Cellulomonas shaoxiangyii sequence GGCGGACGTGAAGTAGCTGCGTACCCGCTTGCGCAGCGACGTCGTCGACGTGCCGACGTACAGCACCTCCTCGCGCGGGCCGCGGAACAGGTAGACCCCCGGGGCGTCGGGCAGGCCGTCGGCCAGGGTGCTGCGTCGGCGGACGTCGCTCGGCACCGGGTCCGCCGCGTCCGCGAGGTCCTCGAGGTGCGTGACACCGAGCGGAGCCAGCCGGCCCAGGAGCGCGTGCAGCACGTCGACGGTCGCCCGCGCGTCCGACAGGGCGCGGTGGTTCGGCGCGACCTCCGCGCGGAACAGGGCGGCGAGCGTCGACAGCTTGTGGTTCGGCGCCTCGTCACGCAGCACCACGCGCCGTGCGAGGCGCACCGTGTCGACGACCTGGAAGCCCGGCCACGCGCGCTCGCACCGCGCCGCCGCCGCGCGCAGGAAGCCCACGTCGAACGGCGCGTTGTGCGCCACCAGCACGGCGCCGCGGGCGAACTCGAGGAAGCTCGGCAGCACCTCCTCGATGCGCGGGGCACCGACGAGCATCGAGGTCGTGATGCCGGTCAGCACCTGGATGAACGGCGGCACGGGCCCGCCCGGGTCGACGAGCGTCTGGAACTCGCCCAGGACCTCGCCGCCGCGCACCTTCACCGCGCCGATCTCCGTGATGGCGTCGGTACCCGCGCGCCCGCCGGTCGTCTCGAGGTCGACCACGACGAACGTGACGTCCGCCAGCGGCGTGCCGAGCTCGTCGAGGCCGGGTTGCACCGCCACCGCCGCCGGCGCGGGGGCGCCCGGGGGAGGCGGGACGGTTCCCGGGGTCTCGGCCCACACGGGGCGCAGACGGCGCACGCTCGGCATGGGCGGGACGGTACCGACGGGGTCCGACACCTCCGCCCGGGCCGCCGCCGTCCGGCGCGCCGCGCCCGCCTAGGCTGCACGGATGGGCGCTGCGGGGACGGGCACGGGGGACGGCGCCGCGTCCGTGCCCGACGACGCGGTCCCGGACGCGCTCCGGGCGATGCTCGTACGGGCCGCCGCGGACGTCCTCGGCGGGATGGAGCCGGCCGAGGTGCCGACCGCGCTGACGGCCGTCCGGCGGTTCGCACCGCGGCGCCGTGCGACGACCGGCGCCGTGCCGCTGTGGACCGCGCTGCGCACCGACGACGCGTTCCGGGCGCGCGTGGCCCGCGTCTGGGCAGCGGCGCACGAGGAGCCGGCGGGGACGGGGTCGGGCGAGGTCGACGACCACCCCGGCGACGACCGGCTCGAGGGGAGCGACCACGCCGCGGCCGGTGCCGCCGGCCGCGGCACGCCGCGTCCGTCCCTCGCGGCGGCGGCGGGCGCCTGGTTGCAGGGGCGCCCGTGGCGCCCCCTGGTCCCGCCGGCGCCCGGTGCGGGTGACGGGCCCGACGACGCGCCCGGCGCCGACCGCCCGTCCGACGCGCTGCGCCGCGAGGCCGAGCGCCTGCGCACCGCGCTCGGGGTCGCCCGGGACGCCGAGCGGGCGACGCGGGAGGAGCTCGCGTCGCTGCAGCGCGAGCTGCGGCGCCTGCGCTCCGACGCCGACCGTGCGCGCAGCGAGGCGCGGCGCCTGGCGGACGACGCCGCGGCGGACGCCGCGCGTGCGGCCGAGGAGCGGCGTGCGGCCGCGGACCTGGCCGCGCAGGCCGCCGACGCACGACGCGCCGCGGCGGCGGAGCGGGCGGCGGCACGCGACCAGGTGCGCACGGGCCGGGCCCTCGCGGACGCGCGGACCCGGCTCCTGCTGGACACGCTCCTCGACGCGGCGGCGGGTCTGCGGGCGGAGCTCGCCCTGCCACCGGTCGCGCGCACACCGGCGGAGATCGTCGCGCCGAGCGCCCCGCCCGCCGGCGACCGACCGACGTCGCGCGGCCGGACCGTCGAGGACCCGGCGCTGCTGGACGAGCTCCTGCGGCTCCCGCGCGCACACCTGCTCGTCGACGGCTACAACGTGAGCAAGACCGGGTGGCCGGGGTTGCCGCTGGCGGACCAGCGTCGGGTGCTCGTCGACTCGCTGGCCCGTCTCGTGGCGCACAGCGGCGCCGAGGTGACGTGCTGCTTCGACGGCGCCGACGGGCACCGGGCGCCGGCGCAGCAGCGCGGCGTCCGGGTGGCGTTCTCGTCGGGCGAGATCGCGGACGACCTGCTGCGTCGCCTCGTCGCGGCGGAGCCGGCAGCCCGGTGCTCGTCGTCGTCACGAGCGACCGGGAGGTCGTCCGCGACGTCGAGGCGGCCGGCGCCTGGGCGGTGCCGTCGGCCGTCCTGGTGGCCCGGCTGCGGCGCGTCTGAGGGCCGGACCGGCCGGTCCGCACGGGGACGGACCGGTCCGTGACGCACCGTGCCCCCGCCGCCCGGTGGGCGCGCGGGGGCACGGTCGGGCCTGCCGGCGTCAGTGCTCGCCGGCCGACTCGTACAGCGCCTCCACGTCGGCCGCGAAGTCCTTGAGCACCTCGACGCGGCGCACGCTCAGCTTGGGCGTGAGGTAGCCGTCCGCGATCGTCAGGTCGCGGTCGAGGATGCGGTACTTGCGGATCGACTCCGCCCGGGACACGGCGCGGTTCGTGCGTTCGACCGCCTTGTCGAGCGACGCCAGCACGTCGGGGTCCGTCGCGGCCTCGGCCAGCGACATCGGCGGCTTGCCGTGCGCGGTCAGCCACCCGGGCACCCCCTCGGGGTCGAGCGTGACCAGCGCGCCGATGAACGGCCGCTGGTCGCCGACGACCACGACCTGGCTGATGAGCGGGTGCGCCCGCAGCCGGTCCTCGAGCACCGCGGGGGCGACGTTCTTGCCGCCGGCCGTCACGATGATCTCCTTCTTGCGGCCCGTGATGCGCAGGTACCCGTCCTCGTCGATCGTGCCGAGGTCACCCGTGCGGAACCAGCCGTCGCGCATGGTCTCGGCCGTCGCCGTGGGGTTGTCGTGGTACCCGCGGAACACCTGGATGCCGCGGATCTCGACCTCGCCGTCCGCGGCGAGGCGCAGCGACGTGCCGGGCAGCGCGGGGCCGACCGTGCCGATCTTCGTGCGGCCGGGCAGGTTCACCGTGGCGGGCGCGGTGGTCTCGGTGAGGCCGTAGCCCTCGAGGACCTTGAGCCCGACGCCGCGGTAGAAGTGGCCGAGCCGCTCCCCGAGCGGCGCGCCGCCCGAGATCGCCCACTCGACCTGCCCTCCGAGCACCGCACGCAGCTTCGACAGCACGAGGACGTCGGCGACCTTGTGCTGCAGCCGCAGCCAGGGGCTCGGCCCCGACGGCGTGTCGAGCGCGCGCGAGTAGACGATCGCCGTCTTGGCGGCGCGCTGGAAGATCGCGCCCTTGCCGCCGGCGGCCGCCTTCTGCTCGGCCGAGTTGTAGACCTTCTCGAACACGCGCGGGACGGACAGGATGAAGGTCGGCCGGAAGGCGCCGATGCCCTCGACCAGCGTCTTCGTGTCCGGCCAGTGGCCCAGCACGGCGCCCGCGGGGATCGTCAGCACGTGCACGAAGCGCGCGAAGACGTGTGCGAGCGGCATGAACAGGAAGGTGCGTGCGCCCGGCGTCTGGACGACCTCCTTCAGCTTCTCGACCGCGTTCGTCGTCAGCTGCGCGAAGTTGCCGTGGGTCAGCTCGACGCCCTTGGGACGCCCGGTGGTGCCGGACGTGTAGATGATCGTCGCGACGTCGTCCCGCGCGGCGAGCCCCCGCCGCCGCGCGATCTCCTCGTCGGGCACGTCGGCACCGGCCGCGACGAGCGCGTCGACGGCTCCGTCGTCGATCACCAGCACCTCACGCAGGGTCGGTGCCTGCGCGCGGACCTCCTCGACCACGGCCGCGTGCTCGGGGGTCTCGACGACCAGCAGGCTCACGCCGGCGTCCGTGAGGATCCACTCGACCTGCTCGGCCGAGGACGTCTCGTACAGCGGCACCGGCACGGCGCCGGCGGCCCACGCGGCCCAGTCGAGCAACGACCACTCGTACCGCGTGCGCGACATGATGCCGACGCGGCCGCCGGGCGCGACGCCGCGCGCGACGAGGCCCTTGGCCACGGCGACGACGTGGTCGTCGTACGCGCGCGCCGTGAGGGGCTCCCACGTGCCGGCCGCGGTCACGCGCTCGACGACGGGACGGTCGGGCGTCGCGCGCACGCGCGCGGCGAAGAGGTCGTTGAGGTTGTCCGACGGGTCCGTCTCGACGAGCAGGGGGGTGTGGAACTCGTCCATGCTGACTCCAGTGGCAGGGGGGCGACGGGTGCGACGAGGATACGGGACCTGCGGTCCTGGTCAGCAGCCTCCGACCGGGTAGCGTCGCCCGTCTGCGAGGCGCGTGCCGGCCCCTTCCGGACCGGGTGCCGTGCGCGCGCTCCCACCGCGGACCGCTAGCGTGGTCCCGGCGCGCGCGGTGGTCGTGGGCGCGATCGACGGCAGGAGCGGACGAGGACATGCACGCCATCGGTGTCGACATCGGCGGGACGAAGATCGCAGCCGGAGTCGTGGACGACGACGGCGTCATCGTCGCCCAGACCCGTCGGGACACCGACCCGGACGACGTCGCGAGCATCGACGCGGCGATCGCGGACGTGTACCGCGAGCTGAGCGCCTCCTACGAGGTGCGCGAGGTCGGCCTCGCGGCCGCGGGGTTCGTCGCCGCCGACCGGTCCGGCGTGCTGTTCGCGCCCAACATCGCGTGGCGCGAGTACCCCCTGCGCGACAGGGTGGCGGCGCTCATCGGCGACCCGGCGGTGAAGATCGTCGTGGAGAACGACGCCAACGCGGCCGGCTGGGCGGAGTTCCGGTACGGCGTCGCACGCGACGTCTCGGACATGGTCATGCTGACGCTCGGCACCGGGCTCGGCGGCGCGATCGTCACGCACGGCAGGCTGGTGCGCGGCGCCTGGGGCGTCGCTGCGGAGATCGGGCACATGCGCGTGGTGCCGGGCGGGCACTACTGCGGCTGCGGGCACGAGGGCTGCTGGGAGCAGTACGTGTCCGGGTCCGCGCTCGTGCGCAACGCGCAGGCCGCGGCCGTCACCCAGCCCGAGCGGGCGGTGCGGCTCATCGAGCTCGCAGGCGGTCGGGCGGACAAGATCACGGGTCCGCTCGTGACCCAGTGCGCCCAGGAGGGCGACCCGCTCGCGACCGAGCTGCTGGGCGACGTCGCCCGGTGGGTGGGCGAGGGGGCCGCGACCGTGGCCGCCCTGCTCGACCCCGAGATGTTCGTGCTCGGCGGCGGGGTGAGCGCCGCGGGCGACCTCCTGCTCGCACCGGCGCGCAACGCGTACGCCGAGCAGCTGTCGGCACGCGGGCACCGTCCGGAGGCCGCGATCGTCGTCGCGTCCATGGGCAACGACGCCGGCATGGTCGGCGCGGCGGACCTCGCCCGCGTCTGAGGCGCACCACCCGGGCCGGTCGGGCCGGCGGCGCGCGTCAGACGACCGCGCCGGGGTCGTCGTCCGACGGGTCGCGGCGGTGGGGCATCCGCCACACCAGCACGCCCACGGCCACGACGAACAGCACGACCGCCGCACGGACCAGCAGCACGGGCGCGTCGCGCCAGCCGACGACGACCACGAGCAGGAAGAGCGGCACGCCGACCGCGGCGCTCCACGCCATCGTCAGCAGGGGCTCCCCGCCGAGGACCGGGCCGGGGTCCGGCGGGACGAAGTGCTCGGCCTCGTCGACGACGTCCTCGGCCGCGTCGTACTGCGACGTCCCGTCCCAGTCGCGGCCCGAGAGCCGCGCGGCGGGCTGGTCGTCCGCCGCCTCCGGCGTGCGGGCGGGATCGGACGCCGCCGGGCGCACGACGCGGCCCGACGACGGGCTCTCGGCGTCGGCCGCCAGGTCGACGTCCTGCAGACGCGCGACGATGGCCGCCCACACGGCGTCGTCGCCGGTGGCCGGTGGTCCGGCGGCGGGCGCCCCGTCGTCTCCACCGTCGCCAGCCCCGCGGCCGGCCGCGGGGGCGCCGCCGCCCGGCGCGGCCCCCTCGGCGGGGGACGTGTCGTCGGCACCGGCGGCGTCGTCGGGGCGTGCGGCCATGGGAGCACTCTAGAGTCGGACCCGACGTGCCGGCCCCCGCGGGTCGGCGACAGGTCCGCACCGCGCCCGGGCAGGGCCGTACGCGGCGTCGGCGCGGGCGTCAGGACGAGGAGACACGTTGTTCTACTGGTTGATGAAGCGGGTGTTCGTCGGGCCCCTGCTGCACCTGGTCTACCGGCCGTGGGTGCGGGGGGCCGAGAACGTGCCCGCGGAGGGGGCGGCGATCCTCGCGAGCAACCACCTCGCGGTCATCGACTCGTTCTTCCTCCCGCTCGTGCTCGACCGCGAGATCGTGTTCATCGGCAAGCAGGAGTACTTCACCGGCCGCGGCCTCAAGGGGCGTCTGACGGCGGGCTTCATGCGCGGCGTCGGGACGATCCCGGTGGACCGCGGCGGCGGCAAGGCGAGCGAGGCAGCCCTGCGCACGGGCCTCAAGCGCCTGCGCGAGGGCGGCCTGTTCGGCATCTACCCCGAGGGCACGCGCAGCCCGGACGGCCGCCTCTACCGCGGCAAGACCGGCATCGCCCGCCTCGCGCTCGAGTCCGGTGCGCCGGTCGTCCCGCTGGCGATGGTCGGCACCGATGTCGCACAGCCGCTCGGCCGCAAGATCCCGAAGGTCATGCGCATCGGCGTCGTCATCGGCGAGCCCCTCGACTTCAGCCGCTACCGCGGCATGGAGAACGACCGCTTCATCCTCCGGTCGGTCACCGACGAGATCATGTACGCGATCATGAGCCTGTCCGGCCAGGAGTACGTCGACGTGTACGCGGCCACCCAGAAGGCCCGCATCGCCACCGGGCACCCGGCCGCGGACGAGGCCGGGCAGCTCCCGGACGCACCCGGCGGACGACCGCGTCCCGATGTCCAGGTTCCGGTCCCGCCGGAGGACGGCCCGTCCGCGTCAGTAGGATGAGGTCGGTCCCGGCCGTGTGCCGGGGGCGTGCGCACCGTGCCGGTGCGACCGCCGTGCCGCACGACCCGTCGTCGCCGCGCCCGGACCTCGGTCCCGCGCCCCCGGCCCGACGGGGAGGCACGCTGGGCGCGTCCGCCGACGCGGACGCCGCAGTCCTGTGCTCGACCAACGAGAGGTGTCTCCCATGTCGGTCCGTCGCGTCGCACTCCTGACCGCCGGCGGTTTCGCTCCGTGCCTGTCCTCCGCCGTCGGGGGGCTCATCGAGCGCTATACGGAGATCGCCCCCGAGGTCGAGATCATCGCCTACCAGCACGGGTACCACGGTCTGCTCCTCGGCGAGAAGCTCGTCGTGACGCCCGAGGTGCGCGCCAGGGCCGGCGTGCTGCACCGGTTCGGCGGGTCGCCGATCGGCAACTCCCGCGTCAAGCTCACCAACGCGGCCGACTGCGTCAAGCGCGGCCTCGTGCAGGAGGGCCAGGACCCGCTGCAGGTCGCGGCGGAGCAGCTCAAGGCCGACGGCGTCGACGTGCTGCACACGATCGGCGGCGACGACACGAACACGACGGCTGCCGACCTGGCGGCCTACCTGCACGAGAACGGCTACGAGCTCACGGTCGTCGGCCTGCCCAAGACGATCGACAACGACGTCGTGCCGATCCGCCAGTCGCTCGGTGCGTGGACCGCGGCCGAGGAGGCCGCGGGCTTCGCCGCCAACATCATCGGCGAGCACCGCTCCGGGCCGCGCATGCTGATCGTGCACGAGGTCATGGGCCGGCACTGCGGGTGGCTCACGGCGGCGGCGGCGGCGGAGTACCGCAAGTGGCTCGACCTGCAGGAGTGGGTCCCCGGCATCGGCCTGACGCGCGAGCGCTGGGACGTGCACGCCGTCTTCCTGCCCGAGCTGGCGCTCGACATCGACGCCGAGGCCGAGCGCCTCAAGGCGATCATGGACGAGCAGGGCAACGTCAACGTCTTCCTGTCGGAGGGTGCGGGCATGCACGAGATCGTCGAGCAGCTCGAGGCGGCCGGCGAGACCGTCCAGCGCGACCCGTTCGGCCACGTCAAGCTCGACACGATCAACCCGGGGCAGTGGTTCGCGAAGCAGTTCGCGAAGAAGCTCGGCGCCGAGAAGACCATGGTGCAGAAGTCGGGCTACTACTCGCGCGCCGCGGCCGCCAACGCCGAGGACCTGCGCCTCATCAAGTCGATGACCGACTTCGCCGTCGACTCCGCGCTGCGCGGGGAGTCCGGCGTCATCGGGCACGACGAGGAGCAGGGGGACCGGCTGCGTGCCATCGAGTTCCCGCGCATCGCCGGCGGTAAGGCGTTCGACGTGACGCAGCCGTGGTTCGGCGCACTCCTCGCGGACATCGGGCAGCCCCTCGTGCCGGCGAGCCACGCATGAGCGTCGAGCCGGACCCGCGGGTCGTCGAGGGCCTCGACGCGTGGGAGGGCCTGACGGCGCTCCAGCAGCCGCAGTGGCCCGACCGCGCCGAGCTCCGTCGCGTGCGCGACCGGCTCGCGACGCTGCCCCCGCTCGTGTTCGCGGGCGAGGCGGACGCGCTGCGCGCCCAGCTCGCGGCCGCGGGCCGCGGCGAGGCGTTCGTGCTGCAGGGCGGCGACTGCGCGGAGACGTTCGCGGACTCCACCGCGGACAACATCCGCAACAAGATCAAGACGATCCTGCAGATGGCGGTCGTGCTCACGTACGGCGCGAGCCTGCCGGTCGTGAAGATGGGTCGCATGGCGGGGCAGTACGCCAAGCCGCGGTCGTCCGACAGCGAGACGCGCGGCGACGTGACGCTGCCCGCGTTCCGTGGCGACATCATCAACGGGTACGACTTCACGCCGGAGGCGCGGACGCCCGACCCGCAGCGGCTGCTCGAGGCGTACCACACGTCGGCGTCGACGCTGAACCTCATCCGCGCGTTCACGACGGGCGGCTTCGCGTCGCTGCTGCGGGTGCACGAGTGGAACCGGGGCTTCACGACCAACCCCGCGTACGCGCGCTACGAGGAGATCGCCGCGGAGATCGACCGCGCGATCCGGTTCATGGCGGCGTGCGGCGCGGACTTCGACGCGCTGCGCACCGTCGACTTCTACGCGTGCCACGAGGGCCTGCTGCTGGACTACGAGCGCCCCCTCACGCGCGTCGACTCGCGCACCGGGCTGCCGTACGACTGCTCGGCCCACCTCCTGTGGATCGGGGAGCGCACGCGCCAGCTCGACGGCGCGCACGTCGACTACTTCTCGCGCGTGCAGAACCCGCTCGGCGTGAAGCTCGGCCCGACCTCCACCGGTGACGACGCGATCGCGCTCATGGACAAGCTCAACCCGTCGGGGGAGCCGGGGCGGATCACGTTCGTCACGCGCATGGGTGCCGGCAAGGTCCGCGACCTGCTGCCCGCGCTCGTCGAGAAGGTCACGGCCGACGGACGCCCCGTCACGTGGGTGTGCGACCCGATGCACGGCAACGGCATCACGTCGGCGTCCGGGTACAAGACCCGCCGGTTCAGCGACGTCATCGACGAGGTGGCCGGCTTCTTCGAGGTCCACCGCGCGCTGGGCACCGTGCCGGGCGGCCTGCACATCGAGCTCACCGGCGACGACGTCACCGAGGTGCTCGGCGGCTCGGAGGAGATCGACGACGAGGGCCTCGCGCGCCGGTACGAGACGCTCGTCGACCCGCGGCTGAACCACCAGCAGTCGCTGGAGATGGCGTTCCGCGTCGTGGAGCTGCTGCGCCGGGCGTGAGCCGACCGAGGCCCGCACGGCGACGCCCCGACCTGCCTCGCAGGTCGGGGCGTCGTGTGTCCGGGGGTGCCGCCGGGCGTCCGTCGCCTCAGACGACCGTCAGCGTGATGGTCGACCCCTTCGGGGCCGTCTCGCCGCCGGCGACGCTCTGGTCGACCACCCGGCCGATGAGGCCGCCCCAGCTGTTCTTCCGGTCGACGCGGAACCCCGCCGCCTCCAGCGTCGCCTTCGCGTCGTCGAAGCCGGTCTGGATCACGTTGGGCACCTGAACGGGCTCGGGGCCCTTCGAGACCGTCACCTCGACCGTGTCGCCGCGGTGGGCGGTCGCCCCCGCCTTCGGCAGCTGCTCGATGATCTGCCCGGCGGGCACGGTGTCGGAGAAGGCCTCGGTCGGCGTCACCGCCAGCGCGTCGGGCGCGAGCTGTTCGGTGGCGCGCTGGACCGAGATCCCCACGACCGACGTCACCGTCACCGGCGCCGGGCCGTCCGAGAGGACCAGGTCCACGGCGCTGCCCCGCTTCACCTGCGCGGCGTCCGTGACCGGGGTGCCGTCGGGGAGCGTCGCGCGCAGCACCAGGCCGCGCGCCACGTCGTCGCTGTGCTCGGGGTCGCCGTAGGCGGCGGTGAGCTCCGCGGCCTGCAGGGCGGCCTCGGCGGCCGCCTGCTCCTGGCCGACGAGGCCGTCCGGCACGTCGACGAGGTCGACGCCCCGCGACACCGTGTAGGTCACCGCGCCGTCCTTGCGGACCGGGTCGCCCGGGCCCGGGTCCGTGGCGACGACCGACCCCGCCGGCACGTCGTCGTCGAACGCCTCGGCCCGCTCGTGGCGCAGCCCGGCGTCCTCGAGCGCCGAGACGGCGTCCGCCTCGGTGAGGTCCACGACCGCCGGCACCGCGGTGTAGGCGCCGGGGCCGTGCTCGAGGTACCACCACGTGCCCAGCCCCACGAGCGCCAGCACGGTCGCCACGGCCACGGGCAGCACCCAACGCGGGCGGCGGGCGCGGTCGCGCTCGGCGCCCGCGGGTGGCGGCTGGGGCGCCGAGACGCCCAGGCCGATGGGCAGCGCGACGGTGCCCCCGCGGCGGTCCGCCGGGGACAGGCGCGTGGTCGCCGCGTGGTCGAGGTCCTCGTCGTCGAGGTCCGCGTCGCCCGTCGCCGCGGGCAGCGTGACCGTCGGCGGGACGTCGGCCCGGCGGTCGAGGGTGGCGTCGTCGAGGCTCGCGCGCGTGCGGCGCAGCAACTGGCACGCCGCGGTGGCGTCGACGGGGCGGTCGTCGGCGTCGCGCGCGGCGAGCGCGGCGACGAGCTCGTCGATCTCGGACGGCAGCCAGTCGACCAGGGTCGACGGCGCCGGGACCTCGGAGCTGACGTGCTGGAAGGCCACCTGGATCGGGGTCTCCCCGGTGAACGGCTGACGGCCCGTGAGCATCTCGTACAGCAGGACGCCGCAGGCGTACACGTCGGTCCGCGCGTCGCTCACCCCGCGCGTGACGAGCTCGGGGGCAAGGTACGCGACCGTGCCGAGGACCGTGCCGGTCGTGGTCGACGTCACCTCGGTCACGGCACGCGCCAGGCCGAAGTCGCCCAGGCGCACCCGGTCGTCCTCGCTCATCAGCAGGACGTTCTCGGGCTTGACGTCGCGGTGCACGAGTCCGGCGCGGTGCGCCGCGGCCAGCGCGTCCAGCACCGACTCCAGGACGCGCAGCGACTCACGGACCGTGAGCGCACCCTCCTCGGAGATGCGGCGGCGCAGGTTCG is a genomic window containing:
- a CDS encoding NYN domain-containing protein, whose amino-acid sequence is MGAAGTGTGDGAASVPDDAVPDALRAMLVRAAADVLGGMEPAEVPTALTAVRRFAPRRRATTGAVPLWTALRTDDAFRARVARVWAAAHEEPAGTGSGEVDDHPGDDRLEGSDHAAAGAAGRGTPRPSLAAAAGAWLQGRPWRPLVPPAPGAGDGPDDAPGADRPSDALRREAERLRTALGVARDAERATREELASLQRELRRLRSDADRARSEARRLADDAAADAARAAEERRAAADLAAQAADARRAAAAERAAARDQVRTGRALADARTRLLLDTLLDAAAGLRAELALPPVARTPAEIVAPSAPPAGDRPTSRGRTVEDPALLDELLRLPRAHLLVDGYNVSKTGWPGLPLADQRRVLVDSLARLVAHSGAEVTCCFDGADGHRAPAQQRGVRVAFSSGEIADDLLRRLVAAEPAARCSSSSRATGRSSATSRRPAPGRCRRPSWWPGCGASEGRTGRSARGRTGP
- a CDS encoding AMP-dependent synthetase/ligase — its product is MDEFHTPLLVETDPSDNLNDLFAARVRATPDRPVVERVTAAGTWEPLTARAYDDHVVAVAKGLVARGVAPGGRVGIMSRTRYEWSLLDWAAWAAGAVPVPLYETSSAEQVEWILTDAGVSLLVVETPEHAAVVEEVRAQAPTLREVLVIDDGAVDALVAAGADVPDEEIARRRGLAARDDVATIIYTSGTTGRPKGVELTHGNFAQLTTNAVEKLKEVVQTPGARTFLFMPLAHVFARFVHVLTIPAGAVLGHWPDTKTLVEGIGAFRPTFILSVPRVFEKVYNSAEQKAAAGGKGAIFQRAAKTAIVYSRALDTPSGPSPWLRLQHKVADVLVLSKLRAVLGGQVEWAISGGAPLGERLGHFYRGVGLKVLEGYGLTETTAPATVNLPGRTKIGTVGPALPGTSLRLAADGEVEIRGIQVFRGYHDNPTATAETMRDGWFRTGDLGTIDEDGYLRITGRKKEIIVTAGGKNVAPAVLEDRLRAHPLISQVVVVGDQRPFIGALVTLDPEGVPGWLTAHGKPPMSLAEAATDPDVLASLDKAVERTNRAVSRAESIRKYRILDRDLTIADGYLTPKLSVRRVEVLKDFAADVEALYESAGEH
- a CDS encoding ROK family glucokinase → MHAIGVDIGGTKIAAGVVDDDGVIVAQTRRDTDPDDVASIDAAIADVYRELSASYEVREVGLAAAGFVAADRSGVLFAPNIAWREYPLRDRVAALIGDPAVKIVVENDANAAGWAEFRYGVARDVSDMVMLTLGTGLGGAIVTHGRLVRGAWGVAAEIGHMRVVPGGHYCGCGHEGCWEQYVSGSALVRNAQAAAVTQPERAVRLIELAGGRADKITGPLVTQCAQEGDPLATELLGDVARWVGEGAATVAALLDPEMFVLGGGVSAAGDLLLAPARNAYAEQLSARGHRPEAAIVVASMGNDAGMVGAADLARV
- a CDS encoding lysophospholipid acyltransferase family protein, which translates into the protein MFYWLMKRVFVGPLLHLVYRPWVRGAENVPAEGAAILASNHLAVIDSFFLPLVLDREIVFIGKQEYFTGRGLKGRLTAGFMRGVGTIPVDRGGGKASEAALRTGLKRLREGGLFGIYPEGTRSPDGRLYRGKTGIARLALESGAPVVPLAMVGTDVAQPLGRKIPKVMRIGVVIGEPLDFSRYRGMENDRFILRSVTDEIMYAIMSLSGQEYVDVYAATQKARIATGHPAADEAGQLPDAPGGRPRPDVQVPVPPEDGPSASVG
- a CDS encoding pyrophosphate--fructose-6-phosphate 1-phosphotransferase, with the translated sequence MSVRRVALLTAGGFAPCLSSAVGGLIERYTEIAPEVEIIAYQHGYHGLLLGEKLVVTPEVRARAGVLHRFGGSPIGNSRVKLTNAADCVKRGLVQEGQDPLQVAAEQLKADGVDVLHTIGGDDTNTTAADLAAYLHENGYELTVVGLPKTIDNDVVPIRQSLGAWTAAEEAAGFAANIIGEHRSGPRMLIVHEVMGRHCGWLTAAAAAEYRKWLDLQEWVPGIGLTRERWDVHAVFLPELALDIDAEAERLKAIMDEQGNVNVFLSEGAGMHEIVEQLEAAGETVQRDPFGHVKLDTINPGQWFAKQFAKKLGAEKTMVQKSGYYSRAAAANAEDLRLIKSMTDFAVDSALRGESGVIGHDEEQGDRLRAIEFPRIAGGKAFDVTQPWFGALLADIGQPLVPASHA
- a CDS encoding class II 3-deoxy-7-phosphoheptulonate synthase, whose protein sequence is MSVEPDPRVVEGLDAWEGLTALQQPQWPDRAELRRVRDRLATLPPLVFAGEADALRAQLAAAGRGEAFVLQGGDCAETFADSTADNIRNKIKTILQMAVVLTYGASLPVVKMGRMAGQYAKPRSSDSETRGDVTLPAFRGDIINGYDFTPEARTPDPQRLLEAYHTSASTLNLIRAFTTGGFASLLRVHEWNRGFTTNPAYARYEEIAAEIDRAIRFMAACGADFDALRTVDFYACHEGLLLDYERPLTRVDSRTGLPYDCSAHLLWIGERTRQLDGAHVDYFSRVQNPLGVKLGPTSTGDDAIALMDKLNPSGEPGRITFVTRMGAGKVRDLLPALVEKVTADGRPVTWVCDPMHGNGITSASGYKTRRFSDVIDEVAGFFEVHRALGTVPGGLHIELTGDDVTEVLGGSEEIDDEGLARRYETLVDPRLNHQQSLEMAFRVVELLRRA
- the pknB gene encoding Stk1 family PASTA domain-containing Ser/Thr kinase, with the translated sequence MGATVTDPLVGRLVDGRYEVVSRLARGGMATVYLAVDRRLDREVALKVMHPHLAEGASGSAFVARFRREARTAARLTHPGLVGVYDQGVDGDTSYLTMEYVDGANLRRRISEEGALTVRESLRVLESVLDALAAAHRAGLVHRDVKPENVLLMSEDDRVRLGDFGLARAVTEVTSTTTGTVLGTVAYLAPELVTRGVSDARTDVYACGVLLYEMLTGRQPFTGETPIQVAFQHVSSEVPAPSTLVDWLPSEIDELVAALAARDADDRPVDATAACQLLRRTRASLDDATLDRRADVPPTVTLPAATGDADLDDEDLDHAATTRLSPADRRGGTVALPIGLGVSAPQPPPAGAERDRARRPRWVLPVAVATVLALVGLGTWWYLEHGPGAYTAVPAVVDLTEADAVSALEDAGLRHERAEAFDDDVPAGSVVATDPGPGDPVRKDGAVTYTVSRGVDLVDVPDGLVGQEQAAAEAALQAAELTAAYGDPEHSDDVARGLVLRATLPDGTPVTDAAQVKRGSAVDLVLSDGPAPVTVTSVVGISVQRATEQLAPDALAVTPTEAFSDTVPAGQIIEQLPKAGATAHRGDTVEVTVSKGPEPVQVPNVIQTGFDDAKATLEAAGFRVDRKNSWGGLIGRVVDQSVAGGETAPKGSTITLTVV